The following proteins are encoded in a genomic region of Pseudanabaena galeata CCNP1313:
- a CDS encoding WD40 repeat domain-containing protein yields the protein MIGWLLRRWAAWQLAKDDGSGEAVAILAEVVTRSRDRAVREMALAVLNRLRTQDAINGFCRVWVETRHEDLTEILRSRRYVATERRLRVLSALKVGALDVVKRGGVEVLDFLLAALNDRDTQVATVAASCVSALENRVVIDELCRRWVESRSSQLDGIIRQGVYVASQPVAVRVLTALKFNQVQKIRDGGIEVLDCVLKALDDRDMEVVRSANVCAVSLTNRGAIDELCKRWAGSRNKRLEGIIGQGGYIASQPIEVRVLTALKFNQIQEFANADIDILDYLIKALDDADSKIIEVAEICIRQLRNQQTIDSLCSRWVQNRNQQLEKIIRQGNYLPSQPIRVRILVALKFNQFQAIDLKEAMTVDILLAAMNDKDSQIVKFANYSLTHLKDKAIIDSLCKRWIENPSKLLENIIREGGYEPEEASDKALFYFLMDEWQKYEDLDFDQSLLSKAYRSANQGIQNRISDKSRKAGRSEFIKIITNSNRSFDDEKMTDQDWETFIDILASNPDRKVIWRFLYNAPAIRSKQLLDKLSKASFQWFKDEEKKIVIELFNQCQNIKEQDFTLGTLTKTLTGHNDSICSLVISPDNRVLASGGSSRCRSIKLWSLPEGKCIKTIETGHDSAIYSLVISPDGQILVSGSKDKNIKLWSFPNGNHIKTIETGHTFFRDGLSLAISPNGRILFSTGGDCLLNLWSLPDGNHIKTVKLPFPGDRGLVISPNGEMLAFCSEKTSIGVNKLPININEITNSYWEFSYDNTKRFRSDDDDDNDISVHDFVISPDSKILFSASSKIDLWNLQSSKHMKSFTHKFNMSLAISPNQKILVSGGADNNIYLWSLPDGNLIRTLSSNNPWVEKLVVSPNSRILVSGHWNNNICLWDLPKNISISKLSTKDVDEIEAMMKDSNLERSYFNVLKFTLFLIRLRQQFDIDIEDVSSDVQFSEFDIEIDG from the coding sequence ATGATTGGTTGGTTGTTGCGGCGTTGGGCGGCTTGGCAGTTGGCGAAAGATGATGGATCGGGTGAGGCTGTGGCGATTTTGGCGGAGGTGGTGACGCGGAGTCGGGATCGGGCGGTGAGGGAGATGGCTCTGGCGGTACTAAATCGGTTGAGGACGCAGGATGCTATTAATGGGTTTTGTCGGGTGTGGGTGGAGACTAGGCATGAGGATTTGACGGAGATCTTGAGGAGTCGGCGTTATGTGGCTACGGAACGGAGGTTGCGGGTGTTGTCGGCGTTGAAGGTGGGGGCGTTGGATGTGGTGAAGCGGGGTGGGGTTGAGGTTTTAGATTTTTTATTGGCAGCGCTTAATGATCGCGATACGCAGGTGGCGACTGTGGCGGCTAGTTGTGTTTCTGCGCTTGAGAATAGGGTGGTGATTGATGAGTTGTGTAGGCGATGGGTTGAGTCTCGAAGTAGTCAGTTGGATGGGATTATTCGTCAGGGTGTTTATGTTGCGAGTCAACCTGTGGCGGTGCGGGTGTTGACGGCTTTGAAGTTTAATCAGGTTCAGAAGATTAGGGATGGGGGGATTGAGGTTTTAGATTGTGTGCTGAAGGCTCTTGATGATAGGGATATGGAGGTTGTGCGATCGGCGAATGTTTGTGCGGTTAGTTTGACAAATAGGGGGGCTATTGATGAGTTATGTAAGCGGTGGGCTGGTTCTCGAAATAAAAGATTAGAGGGGATTATTGGTCAGGGTGGTTATATTGCGAGTCAGCCCATAGAAGTTCGAGTATTGACTGCATTGAAGTTTAATCAGATTCAGGAATTTGCCAATGCAGACATAGACATTTTAGATTACCTTATAAAGGCACTTGACGATGCAGATTCAAAAATTATAGAAGTTGCAGAGATTTGTATTAGACAGTTAAGGAACCAACAAACTATTGATTCTCTTTGTAGTCGTTGGGTGCAGAATCGTAATCAGCAATTAGAAAAGATTATTCGACAAGGAAATTATTTACCAAGTCAGCCTATACGAGTTCGGATTTTGGTTGCATTAAAATTTAATCAGTTTCAAGCAATTGATTTGAAGGAAGCAATGACTGTTGATATCTTACTAGCTGCGATGAATGATAAAGATTCTCAAATTGTAAAATTTGCAAATTATTCACTTACTCACTTAAAAGATAAAGCAATAATTGATAGCCTATGTAAACGATGGATAGAGAATCCAAGCAAATTGCTAGAAAATATAATCCGAGAAGGTGGTTACGAACCTGAAGAAGCAAGTGATAAAGCCTTGTTCTATTTTTTAATGGATGAATGGCAGAAGTATGAAGATCTTGACTTTGATCAAAGTTTATTATCTAAAGCCTATAGATCTGCAAATCAAGGTATACAAAATCGAATTTCTGATAAATCCAGAAAGGCAGGTAGATCTGAGTTCATAAAAATTATAACTAACTCTAATCGTAGTTTTGATGATGAGAAAATGACAGATCAGGACTGGGAGACTTTTATTGACATTTTGGCAAGTAATCCAGACAGAAAAGTAATATGGAGATTTTTATATAACGCACCTGCTATTCGTAGCAAACAGCTTTTAGATAAATTGTCAAAAGCTTCTTTTCAGTGGTTCAAAGATGAAGAGAAGAAAATAGTAATAGAATTATTCAACCAATGCCAAAACATAAAAGAGCAAGACTTCACTTTGGGTACACTGACTAAAACTCTAACAGGTCATAATGACTCAATTTGTAGCTTAGTAATCAGCCCTGATAATCGAGTATTAGCTTCTGGTGGTAGTAGTAGATGTAGAAGTATTAAATTATGGAGTTTACCAGAAGGAAAATGCATAAAAACGATTGAGACAGGTCATGATTCTGCTATTTACAGCCTAGTAATCAGTCCTGATGGTCAAATTTTAGTCTCTGGTAGTAAAGATAAAAATATTAAGCTGTGGAGTTTTCCAAATGGTAATCACATAAAAACAATTGAAACAGGTCACACTTTCTTCAGAGACGGATTAAGTCTAGCAATAAGTCCTAATGGGCGAATATTATTTTCTACTGGGGGGGACTGTCTTCTAAATTTATGGAGTTTACCAGATGGCAATCACATAAAAACTGTCAAACTTCCTTTTCCTGGGGATAGAGGACTAGTAATAAGCCCGAATGGGGAAATGCTAGCTTTTTGCAGTGAAAAAACTAGCATTGGGGTAAATAAGTTGCCAATTAATATCAACGAGATAACAAATTCATATTGGGAATTTTCCTATGATAACACTAAACGTTTTCGCAGCGATGACGATGATGATAATGATATTAGCGTTCATGATTTTGTAATAAGTCCCGATAGTAAAATACTATTTTCTGCTAGTTCTAAGATTGATCTATGGAATTTACAAAGCAGTAAACATATGAAAAGTTTTACACATAAATTCAATATGAGTCTAGCAATTAGCCCAAATCAAAAGATATTAGTGTCTGGAGGTGCGGATAATAATATCTATTTATGGAGTTTGCCAGATGGTAATCTTATCCGCACTCTTAGTAGCAACAATCCATGGGTTGAGAAATTAGTAGTAAGTCCTAATAGTCGAATATTAGTATCTGGTCATTGGAACAATAACATATGCTTATGGGATTTACCTAAAAACATCTCTATTAGTAAACTTAGCACTAAAGATGTTGATGAAATTGAAGCAATGATGAAAGATTCTAATTTAGAAAGAAGTTATTTTAATGTACTTAAATTTACACTTTTTCTCATTCGTTTAAGACAGCAATTTGATATCGATATTGAAGATGTATCCAGCGATGTTCAATTTAGTGAATTTGATATTGAGATTGATGGATAA
- a CDS encoding DUF6744 family protein, producing MNTTAMIATQQALIDKGAEYLGDLIAWSICAETRLSEQTLKQAAQQVNLDFGYLPESPNKLSAFKHARSKTQPQLTSHDLLIRQISNNGVLVYGFVLENKNEKDKKLRYSQLASYSFDKSNESINWKQEDWSSEYESLITIAKATFDKWYAWSQEITSKEIRAMLTEFVKKSGVPFREKGGTYFVARRFRTELKAFRELLPLIHRENYMRWMPIAGIGDMDIIARQSLEKEVQAMSGYLDDLLDPQKASETKGSTLQNQLRVYREVEDKTKMLSELLQFRSDTLTDKLAQLKQRCVEALNGMATTASTKTEVKPTDPPPEQQPEVETLQEETSIDPDPISEIEDSLFDIGF from the coding sequence ATGAATACAACAGCAATGATTGCTACGCAGCAAGCCTTGATCGACAAAGGAGCCGAGTACTTAGGAGACTTGATTGCATGGTCAATTTGTGCCGAAACTCGACTGAGTGAACAAACACTGAAGCAAGCAGCCCAACAAGTCAACCTAGACTTTGGCTATTTGCCTGAAAGTCCCAACAAACTGAGCGCATTCAAACATGCCCGTTCCAAAACTCAACCCCAACTCACCAGTCACGATCTGTTAATTCGTCAAATCTCGAATAATGGCGTACTGGTTTATGGATTTGTCCTAGAGAACAAGAACGAAAAAGACAAAAAGCTCCGCTATAGCCAACTCGCATCCTATAGTTTTGACAAAAGCAACGAGTCAATCAATTGGAAACAAGAAGACTGGAGTAGCGAATATGAATCACTGATTACAATTGCCAAAGCCACCTTTGACAAATGGTATGCATGGAGTCAAGAGATCACCAGCAAAGAAATCCGCGCCATGCTGACTGAATTTGTCAAAAAGTCTGGAGTTCCATTTCGAGAAAAAGGCGGCACATACTTTGTCGCCCGTCGGTTTAGGACAGAACTGAAAGCCTTTCGGGAATTGCTACCCCTAATCCATAGGGAGAACTATATGCGCTGGATGCCGATCGCAGGAATCGGCGACATGGACATCATCGCGAGGCAATCCCTAGAAAAAGAAGTACAGGCCATGTCAGGCTACCTAGACGACCTGCTAGATCCGCAGAAAGCATCAGAAACCAAAGGCAGCACCCTGCAAAACCAACTACGAGTATATCGGGAAGTAGAAGACAAAACCAAGATGCTCTCAGAGCTATTACAATTCCGCTCTGACACTCTGACCGATAAACTTGCTCAACTTAAACAACGTTGTGTAGAAGCCCTAAATGGAATGGCGACCACAGCTTCCACAAAAACTGAAGTAAAACCAACCGATCCTCCTCCTGAACAACAACCAGAAGTAGAAACACTTCAGGAAGAAACCAGCATAGATCCCGACCCAATATCCGAGATCGAAGACAGCCTATTTGATATCGGCTTCTAG
- a CDS encoding AAA family ATPase: MIATDIALTNGNVKVITPSVAPTVKLQQLREELKVVYLDRSEAIDLIMVGLLAKMHVFLGGQPGTGKTELAKAVSDAISGTTFFHYLMTKTTVAEEVLGAPDLAELQKGKFVRDTEAMLPEAHLALMDEIGKANSIVRNSALGLMNEREFLNGKIKLQSPLITMIGCSNELLDGEEDGAFWDRLSLRYMVDYLGDEDLRTLLLRKTGNAIAPKVTTVLSLAELEQMQTQVQKLPFTSQVVDSLVELQREFKKENFVASTRKYVQMVMILRAYAFLQGETEVSEDSFEILNHVIWNHPREKTAIAKIVAKVGNPLNIQAQETLIAITEAIAQLGTCPTFGTKQEKENWATEGTGVLSDLRNMTDRLQSMITQYPHKAKKAQQVVLEIESKKKPLLAKVSEILYGA, translated from the coding sequence ATGATAGCCACAGATATAGCGCTGACCAACGGCAATGTCAAAGTAATAACACCATCAGTAGCACCTACAGTTAAACTGCAACAACTCCGTGAAGAATTGAAAGTCGTGTACTTAGATCGCAGCGAAGCGATTGACCTGATTATGGTGGGACTCCTTGCCAAGATGCACGTCTTTTTGGGAGGACAACCAGGCACAGGCAAAACTGAACTTGCGAAAGCCGTCTCAGATGCAATATCAGGAACGACATTCTTTCATTACCTGATGACCAAAACCACCGTCGCCGAAGAAGTATTGGGAGCGCCCGACCTTGCTGAATTACAGAAAGGTAAATTTGTGCGCGATACCGAAGCCATGTTGCCTGAAGCGCACTTAGCCCTAATGGATGAAATTGGCAAAGCTAACAGCATTGTTCGTAATTCGGCATTAGGACTGATGAACGAACGCGAATTCCTAAACGGTAAAATTAAACTGCAATCACCATTGATCACCATGATTGGCTGCTCCAATGAATTACTGGATGGTGAAGAAGACGGAGCATTTTGGGATCGGTTGAGTTTGCGGTATATGGTGGATTACTTAGGCGATGAAGACCTGAGAACATTGCTATTACGCAAGACTGGTAATGCGATCGCCCCCAAAGTCACAACCGTCCTGAGCTTAGCTGAACTAGAGCAGATGCAGACGCAAGTGCAGAAACTGCCATTCACCAGTCAAGTAGTCGATTCATTAGTCGAACTGCAACGGGAATTCAAGAAAGAAAACTTTGTTGCTAGCACCAGAAAATATGTGCAGATGGTGATGATTTTGAGAGCTTACGCTTTTTTGCAAGGAGAAACAGAAGTAAGCGAAGACTCATTTGAGATTCTCAACCACGTCATCTGGAATCATCCTAGAGAAAAGACTGCGATCGCCAAGATCGTCGCCAAGGTTGGAAATCCCCTAAACATCCAAGCACAGGAAACCTTGATAGCGATCACTGAAGCGATCGCCCAACTAGGAACCTGTCCAACTTTCGGTACAAAGCAGGAGAAGGAAAACTGGGCAACCGAAGGCACAGGAGTCTTGTCAGATCTGCGAAATATGACAGATCGGCTACAAAGCATGATTACTCAGTATCCACACAAAGCTAAGAAAGCCCAGCAAGTCGTGCTTGAAATCGAATCGAAGAAAAAACCATTGCTAGCCAAAGTCAGCGAGATTTTGTACGGAGCATAG